The Magnetospirillum sp. XM-1 genomic interval CACCACCAAGGTCGCGGCACTGTCGACCACTCAGGTCGCCGGGCTGACCACCACCGCCGTTGCGGCGCTAAGCGCCACCGGCATCGGCGCCTTGACCACCACCCAGTTGGGGAACCTGGCCACCACCCAGCTGGCGGCGATCAGCGGCGGCAGCATTCGGGGGCTCAGCACCACCGAGTTGGGAGGGCTTTCCACTACCCAGGTGGGAGGATTGACCCCGACCTTGCTCGGCTCGCTGACAGCCACCCAATTCAACGGGTTGTCCACCACCAACCTGGCGACGCTGTCCTCCACCCAAATGGGCGGACTGATCGGCGTGCAATTGTCCGGCCTGTCGACGACCATGGTGGGGGGATTGTCCACCACCGGTCTGGTCGGACTGACCACCGTCCAGTTGCGGACCCTGACCACCACCACTCTTGAAACGCTGAGCACGACCCAGTCCGCAGCGTTGAGCAGCACTCAGACGGCCGCGCTGAGCGCTACCCAGGTCGGCGGACTGTCCACCACGACCCTGGCAAGCCTGTCCACCACACAGATCAACGGCCTGTCCTTGGGCAGCATCACCACCTTGTCCTCCGCCCAGCTCGCCGGCCTGAGCTCCAACGCCCTCGGGGCCTTCAGCACCACGGGCATCGGCTCGCTCAGTTCCTCGGCGGTCGGCGGACTGACCACCACCCAGCTCACCGGGCTGACGACCACCCAGCTGGCACGGATCAGCACCACGTCGGTGAAGTCCCTGTCCACCACAGCCCTATCCAGCCTCAGCACCACCCAGCTGACCGGCTTCGGCGCCACCCAGGTCGCCACCCTGACCACCACCCAGATCGGCGGCCTGACCTCCACCGAGACGCAGGCGCTGACCACCACCCAGATTTCCGCCCTGACCGCCACCAGCATGGCCGGCCTCAACACCACCCAGTTCTCGGCACTGACCACCACGCAGGTGGCGACCCTCAGCGCGGCCCAGGCCCGGGGGCTGGATTCCACGGATTTGGGCACCCTATCCACCACTCAGCTGGGCAGTCTTACCGCCACGGTTCTCGGCTCGGTGGTCTCCGCCGCCGTCGCCGGACTTAATTCGGTATCCCTTGCCGCCCTCTCCACGACCCAGGTCAGGGGCTTGGCCGCGACCGTCATGGCGGTGATCAACACCAGCCAGCTGCAAGGGCTGACCAGCACCCAGGTCGCATCGCTGACCAGCACCCAGATTCGGAGCTTTACCTCGACCGCGATCGGCGGATTGTCCTCGACCCAATTGAGCGTGGTGACCTCGGCCCAGCTGAGTGCCCTGACCACGACCCAATTGGCCGTGCTGACGTCGACCAGCGTGGCCGGTCTCAGCACCACCCAGATCGACGGCCTGACCGCCACCCAGACGGCGTCCATCTCGTCGGCCAACGTTGCGGCGCTGTCCACCACCCAAATCCTGTCGCTGAGCAGCACGCAGGCCGCCGCGCTCAACGCCACCCAGGTCGCGGCCATGAGCACCACCCAGATCGACAGCCTGGTGTCGCTGTTCTAACAGGCTGCGGAAAAACTCCGCTGCGCGGCCGGGCTATCGCCCGAACCCATTCGGAGGCCCAGCCTTCCAAGCCTCCGGTTTCTTTTTATTTCAACGGAAACTGGCGCAGATTTAGGGCCGTTTCCACCCGTCACGATAAAGGCCACCCGCCTTTCGACGGGTGGCCCTTTCTATCGCGGCGGACGGATGCCCCTTGGGATTATTCCTCGACCGGGGTGCCGTCCAGATCGCCGGGACCGCCGGCCAGGGCCTCGGAAATGAGACCGGCATTCTGGCGGATGACCCCTTCGATCTCGGCGGCCATGGCCGGGTTGTCGCGCAGGAACTGCTTGGCGTTCTCGCGGCCCTGGCCGATGCGGGTGGAATTGTAGGAGAACCACGCCCCCGACTTCTCCACCACGTTGGCCTTGACGCCGAGATCGATGAGCTCGCCCATCTTGGACACGCCCTCGCCGTACATGATGTCGAAATCCACCACCTTGAACGGGGGGGCCAGCTTGTTCTTCACCACCTTGACGCGGGTCTGGTTGCCCACCACCTCGTCGCGGTCCTTGATGGCGCCGACCCGGCGGATCTCCATGCGCACCGAGGCGTAGAACTTCAGCGCGTTGCCGCCGGTGGTGGTTTCCGGGTTGCCGAACATCACGCCGATCTTCATGCGGATCTGGTTGATGAAGATGACGATGGTCTTGGACTTGGACACCGAACCGGTCAGCTTGCGCAGCGCCTGGCTCATCAGGCGGGCATGCAGGCCCATGTGGTTGTCGCCCATCTCGCCTTCCAGCTCGGCGCGCGGCACCAGGGCGGCGACCGAATCCACCACCAGGACGTCGATGGCGCCCGAACGCACCAGGGTATCGGCGATTTCCAGCGCCTGCTCGCCGGCGTCGGGCTGGCTGATCAGCAATTCGTCCAGATTGACGCCCAGCTTGCGGGCGTAGACGGGGTCGAGCGCATGCTCGGCGTCGACGAAGGCGCAGGTGCCGCCTTTTTTCTGGGCCTCGGCGATGACGTGCAGCGCCAGCGTGGTCTTGCCCGAGCTTTCCGGCCCGTAGACCTCGATGATGCGCCCGCGCGGCAGGCCGCCGATGCCAAGGGCCACGTCCAGGCCCAGCGACCCGGTGGAGATCACCTCGGTCTCGACCACCTGGTCCTTCTGGCCCATCTTCATGATGGAGCCCTTGCCGAACGCCCGCTCGATCTGGCTGACGGCGGCTTCCAAAGCCTTCTGTCTATCCATGGTATCCTTGTCCACGAGACGCAACGCAGCCTGAGACATGGCCGTTCCCCTTCATCTATCCCGAACCGGGCGGTTCCGCAATGAGGATTACGGTACACGAACGAGATGAGAACGCAAGGGGAATTGTTCGCGTTTGTTCTTATTGAGTTCCCTGAACGGTTCCTACCCCTCTTCCATCACCTGCTTCACCGCCCCGGCCAGCTGTTTCAGCGAGAAGGGCTTGGGCAGGAAGTGGATGCCGGCATCGGGGTCGATGCCGTCGCGGGCGACGTCCTCGGAATAGCCGGAGATGAGGATGACCTTGATGGCCGGGCGCTCCATGCGCACGAAGCGGGCCAGCGTCACGCCGTCCATGCCGGGCATGACCACGTCGGAAATCAGCACGGCGATGGGCTCGCCGCCGTTCAGGACCTCCATGGCCTGTTCGCCCGAGCGGGCCTCGATCACCGTGTAGCCCTTGTTGCGGAGCGCGCGGGCGCCGAACAGCCGCACGGCGTCCTCGTCCTCGACCAGCAAGATGGTGCCCGAGCCGGTAAGGTCGGCGCCGGAGGCTTCGGCCTGCTGGGTGGGGCGCCGGGTCTCGGCCGCCGGGTCGGCGTCGATGCGCGGCAGGTAGATGGAGAAGGTGGCGCCCTGGCCGGGCTCGGATTCCACGAAGATGAAGCCGTCGGTCTGGCGCACGATGCCGTAGACGGTGGACAGGCCCAGACCGGTGCCCGCCCCCACCTCCTTGGTGGAGAAGAACGGCTCGAAAATGCGCGCCAGGTTTTCCTTGCCGATGCCGGTGCCGGTGTCGATCACCTCGATCAGCACGTAATCGCCGGCCGGCATCAGTTCGGGGCCGCGCTGGACCGGCTGGTCCACGTGGACGGCGTTGGTGCGGATGGCGAGGGCCCCACCGCCCGGCATGGCGTCGCGGGCGTTGACGGCGAGGTTGATGATGACCTGATCGAACTGGCCGGGATCGACGCGCACCAGGCCAAGCGCGCGGCCGTGGGTCATGCGCAGTTCGATGGTCTCGCCCAGCAGGCGGCGCAGCAGGTTGGAGAGTTCCGCCAGGGCGTCGGTGACGTTCAACAGGCGCGGCTGCAGCGCCTGACGGCGCGAGAAGGCCAGCAGCTGGCGCACCAGCGAGGCGGCACGGTTGGCGTTCTGCTTGACCTGCATGATGTCGGCGAAGCTGGGATCGCCCGCCCCGTGACGCTGCAGCAGCAGGTCGCAAAAGCCGATCATGGCGGTGAGCAGGTTGTTGAAGTCGTGGGCCACGCCGCCGGCCAGCTGGCCCATGGCCTGCATCTTCTGGCTCTGGGCGAACTGCATTTCCAGGTTGCGCTGCTCGGTGGCGTCGATGAAGTGGATGACCAGACCCGAGATGTCGCCGTCCTCGTGGCTGGGGCTGACGAACAGTTGGGCGATGAGGTTGCGCCGCCCTTTCAGCCGCACCTCCAGATGGGTGCCGGGCGTCGAGCCGGCGATGACCTTGCCCAGCTGTTCCGAGGCGGCGGCGCGATTATCCTCGGCGATGACGTCGATCACCGGACGGCCCACCATGTCGTCGCGGTCGATGCCCAGCATGGCCTGAAGCGCCAGATTGCAGGCGCCGATGGCCCCGTCCAGGTCCACCAGGGCGATGCCCACCGGCGCGTCGTCGAACAGCCAGCGGAAGCGGCGCTCGGCGGCGCGCAGCGCCTTTTCCCATTGCTGCTCGGGCACCAGATCGCGCACCACGACCGAGCGGGTGAACATCTCGCCGCCCTCGTCAAACACCGAATGGGCGACCAGGGCCTGGAAGACCTCGCCCGACCGGCCGCGCAGGCGCAGTTCGGCGCGCTCCTCCTCGGGATTGGGCACGGTGCCGAACACCTCGGCCAGATTATGGCCGACGATCTCGTCGCCGCTCTTGCCCAGCCATTCGGCCAGACGCTGGTTGACGTAGCGCACCGTGCCGTCGGCATCCGCCGAATAGCAGCCCACCGGCAGCAGGTCGACGAAGTCGGAGAGAAGTTCGTTCTCGCGCCGCAGGGTCTCCTCGATGGCGCGGCGCGGACTGATGTCCTCGATGGTCCAGGCCACCGCCTGAGCGCTGCCGGCCGGCCGGACCTCCAGCGCGAACCACTCGCGCCCGCCGCCGGCCGAGACCACGCTGACCTCGGTGCGCCGGGGCGCGCCCACCGCGGCCGCCGCGTCCAGGCGCTCCAGCTCGGCCAGGGCGCGGTCGTCGTCCGCGGCCCGCGCCTTGAGCGGGGCCAGGGGGTCGGCGGCCCCTCCCAGCAGGCGGCGCGCCGCCTGATTGCGGTACAGCTCGCGCCCGTCGGAGGCCGCCACCAGCACGGCGCGGCTTTCCGAGTCCAGCGCCCCGGCCAGGACGGACGCGTCGCCCGCCGGACGGCGGCGCCGGCGCAGCAGCACCCCCCCCGACACCGCCGAGACCAGGACGCCGGCGGCGATGGAAGGCCAGCCGGCCTCGGCGATTCCCAGCAGCGCGGTCCCGGCCACCGAGGCGGCCAGGCTGAGGACCAGCGGGGAGGGAATGAACTCAGTGCGCAATTTCACCCTTCAGCTTCATGACGTAGCCGATGATTTCCGCCACCGTCTTGTAGTGCTCCGGGGGGATTTCCTCGTCTAAGTCCACGGTGGCGTAAAGGGCGCGGGCAAGCGGCGGATTCTCGACGATGGGCACCTCGTTCTCGGTGGCGAGGTCGCGGATGCGCTTGGCGATCAGGTCGACGCCCTTGGCCACCAGGACGGGAGCCCCCATGGAATCCTGGTCGTATTGCAGCGCCACGGCGTAATGGGTCGGGTTGGTGACCACCACGCTGGCCTTGGGCACCGCGGCCATCATGCGCTGGCGGGCGCGCTGCATGCGCAACGCGCGCAGGCGGCCCTTGATCATGGGGTCGCCTTCGGTCTGCTTGTGCTCGTCCTTGATCTCCTGCTTGGTCATCTTCATCTGCTGGTTGAACGACCAGCGCTGATAGAACCAGTCGGCGGCGGCCAGGGCGAAGACCAGCAGCACCACGATCATGATCATGGCCAGCACCTGATGGCGCAGGTATTCCATCACCGCCATCAGCTCGAGCGCCGCCAGGCCGGCGTATTCGCTCATATGCGATTTCAGCACCAGGAAGATGACGAAGCCGATGGCGCCGACCTTGAACACGGATTTGACGAACTCGACCAGATTGCGGCCGGAGAAAATACGCGTGATGCCCTTCATGGGGCTCAGCTTGGTGAAGTCCATGGTCAGCTTGTCGGGCAGGAACATCAGCCCGCTCTGGGACATGGCGGCGGCGACGGCCAGGACCATCAGCAGCATCATGGGCATGATCAGGATCTTGATCATGCTGACCGTCACCTCGGCCAGCAACTGCCCCACGTCGGGCTGTTCCATGGGAAAGGCGTGGGGATGCTCGATGAAGGGGAGCATCAGGCGCTGGACGTCCTGGGCCATATAGGGCGCGAACAGGGCGACGATGGTCAGCGAGCCGACCAGACCGGCCCAGATCTTCACCTCCTGGGAGGTGGGAATGTTGCCCTGCTCGCGGGCCTGGCTCAGTTTTCGGTCTGTTGGCTCTTCTGTTTTGTCTTCGGCGTCGTCGGCCATGCTCTCACCTCGGCTGGACGTAAGCCATCAGGCCGGATTCGAAGAAGCGCAGGAACAAGGTGACGATCAGCGGCATCGCCACCATGAACAGCCACATTCCGATCATCACCTGCACCGGCATGGCGACGAAGAACACCTGCAACTGGGGCACGAGGCGCGACAGCAGGCCGAGGCCAGTGTAGAACACCAGCCCGAACACCACCAGGGGCGCGGCGAACTGGGTGCCGACCTTGAAGGTCTCGGTGACCAGATGGCCCAGCGTCTCGGCGTAATCGCCGAATTGCAGCGGCTGGCCCGGCGGAAACAGGGCGTAGGATTCGAACACCGCCTGGAACATCAGATGATGCAGGTCGGTGGCGAACACCGCCACCAGCCCGATATTGGACAGGAAACCGGTCAGCAGCTGGCTCTGCTGCTGGGCGATGGGGTCGAACGAGAAGGCGTTGGTGAGACCCGTCTGATAGCCGATCATGGAACCGGCCATGTTCAGCGTCGACATGATCACCATCACCACCGTGCCGAGATAGATGCCGATCACCGCCTCGCCGAAGATGGCGAGCAGCATGCCGCCCACCGAACCCGGCACCCGCGGGAAGGTGACGCCCACCACCGGCAGCATGACGAAGGCCACCGACAGCGCCAGCAGCAGGCGGATGCGGGTCGAGACCAGCGAGCCGCCCAGGCCGGGAAACAGCATCAGCGCCGCGCCAATGCGGGTGAACACCAGGAAGAAGCGGAAGATGTCCAGCTGCAGCAGTTCGGTCAGCACGTCAACCGCCGCCGGCGATGACGCGGTCCATGATCATTCTCCAGAACTCGGTCAGCGAGTGCAGCATGAACGGCAGGAACAGGATCATCGACGCGAAGACCAACAGCATTTTCGGCACGAAGGTCAGGGTCTGTTCCTGAATCTGGGTCAGCGTCTGGAAGATGGAGATTACCAGGCCCACCACCAGGCCGGTCAGCAGGGTGGGCGCCGCCACCTTCAGCATGACGAGGATGGATTCGCGGGCGATGTCGATGAGTTCGGGTTCGGTCATCCTTGCGACGGCCCCACTTTCGGCGGTCCCTGGCTCAGATGGGCATGCGCAGGATTTCGTTGTAGGCGTTGATCACCTTGTCGCGGACGTTGACCACGGTTTCCAGGGTCATTTCCGCGTTGGCCACGGCGGCCACCACTTCCCGGATGTCGGCCTTGCCGGCGATGGCGGCCATGGAGGCCTTTTCCGCCGACTTGGCGTCGCCCACCACCACCTTGGCGGCATCCTTCAGCACGCTGGCGAAATCGGTGCCGTTGCCCTCGGCCTCGGAGGTCTTGCCCACCGATTCGAACGGATTGGCGGCGGTCTTGTAGGCGGAGATGGCGTCGGTGAGGCGAGAAGTCATGATGGCGAATCCTTAACCCGGCAACGGAGCCTAGCGCAACATCTCGATGGTGCGGCTCAGCAGCGAGCGGGAGGTGTTGATGACGTTCATGTTGGCCTCGTAGCTGCGCTGGGCCTCGCGCATGTCCATCATCTCGATCAGCGGATTGACGTTGGGCGCCAGCACGTAGCCGTCGCGATCGGCGGCCGGATGCTTGGGGTCGTAGCGGCGCTGGAATTCCGACGAATCGCCCCGGACCTTGTCCACCTTGACCGTGGCCACGCCCGTGGCGCGGTCCAGCTCGTTCTTGAAGGTCATCACCTTGCGGCGATAGGGCAGCCCCTCGGGAGTCTGGGCCAGCGAATCGGCGTTGGCCAGATTCTCCGAGATCAGGCGCAGGCGCTGGGACTGCACCTTCATGCCCGAAATGGCGGTCTGCGTACTTTTGCTCAGTTCGTCCATGGCGGTCTCTTCGACTTACCCGGTTACCGGCTGCCGGAGGCGGTCTTGATCATCTTCTGGTACTTCTGGAACAGCGAGGCGGCGGCGTTGTAGCGGGAATTGGCCTCGCCCATCTTGGCCATCTGCTCTTCCAGGATGACGGCGTTGCCGTCGGGCGTGGATTCGTAGGTGCGGCGCTGGGTCACGGCCTTGAACGGGCTGGGCGCCATCTCGGGCACAATGTGCTTGGCGTTGGTGGCGGCGGCGCCGACCTCGGGCTGGGAGGTTCCGGCCAGGACCTCCTTGAAGTTCAGCGGCTTGATGTCCTTGGGCAGGTAGCGCGGCGTGTTGGCGTTGGCGATGTTGCCGGCCAGCACCTCCTGGCGCTGGGCGATCCAGTCCATCTGAGCCTTGGCCATCTTGAAAATGCCGAGATCGTCGTACATTCGCGCGAAACCTTACGCCTGCAGCAATGATGGGCGAGCGGAGCCTTTCTCGCCAAGTTCACTATCCGCCCGGCCCCTTTAAGATTCCGTAAAGTCCGAGTCGCGACGCGGGTTTGCGGGCCGCCCGGCCCGCCCCCGGCTTAAACGAATTTTAAGCGCGCCGGAGCCATTGTGGAGGCTGACGCCCCCTTTGGGAAGCCGCCGATGGGCAACAGGGACATTTGGGACGAAGAGGCGGAGAGCGAGCGGGCCAAGGCCGCCGCCCAACCCCGGCGCCGTCAGGTCGCCGTGGCGCTGGCCGACGACCCCGACAATCCCGGCATGCCCACCGTCACCGCCTCGGGTCGCGGCGCGGTGGCCGAACAGATTCTGCAACTGGCCTTCGCCCATGGGGTGAAGGTCCGCACCGATCCCGATCTGGCCGAGGTGCTGGCCGCCGTCGAGGTGGACACCGTCATTCCGGTGGAGGCCTTCGTCGCCGTGGCCGAGATCCTGGCCTATGTCTACCGCGCCAACGCCGCCATGGGCGCGACGGCGGCTCCGGGAGGCAGCGCATGAGCGAACAGTCCGAAACCGTCCGCCAGGAACTGGAAAAGGCCGCCACCCTGGTGGGAACCGCCCGGCGCCTGCTCGCCACCGGCACCGAGGTGGACCTGGCCGCCCTGGAAGGCCGGGTGAAGTTCGTCTGCGGCGCCGTCCTCGGCCTGGAGCGCACCGAGGGTGCCGCCTTCCGCCCCGGCCTCGAGGCCCTGGTCGAGGATCTCGACCGGCTGGCCGCCGCGCTGACCCAGCGCCACAATCCGACATCCCTGGACGCCTGAGCATGGATTCAGCCAATTACCTGCGCTTCATCCTGTCGCTCGTGGCGGTGCTGGGACTGATCTTCGCCGTGGTTTGGGTGGTGCGGAGCCGCCTGCCCGGCGTCATGGCCGGCCGCAACGCCACCGGACGGCGCCTCGGCATCGTCGAATCCTTGACCCTGGACGTGAAACATCGTCTTGTCCTGGTGCGCCGCGACGACCGCGAGCATCTGCTGGTCCTGGGCGGTGCGCAGCCCGTGGTGGTGGAGGCCGATTGTCCCCGGGCCGCCTTCGCCCTGTCCAAGCCCGAGGCCTCGTGGCCCGACGCCCCCAAGCCGGAGACCGGATCATGACCCGCCTGCCGA includes:
- the recA gene encoding recombinase RecA — protein: MSQAALRLVDKDTMDRQKALEAAVSQIERAFGKGSIMKMGQKDQVVETEVISTGSLGLDVALGIGGLPRGRIIEVYGPESSGKTTLALHVIAEAQKKGGTCAFVDAEHALDPVYARKLGVNLDELLISQPDAGEQALEIADTLVRSGAIDVLVVDSVAALVPRAELEGEMGDNHMGLHARLMSQALRKLTGSVSKSKTIVIFINQIRMKIGVMFGNPETTTGGNALKFYASVRMEIRRVGAIKDRDEVVGNQTRVKVVKNKLAPPFKVVDFDIMYGEGVSKMGELIDLGVKANVVEKSGAWFSYNSTRIGQGRENAKQFLRDNPAMAAEIEGVIRQNAGLISEALAGGPGDLDGTPVEE
- a CDS encoding PAS domain-containing sensor histidine kinase; amino-acid sequence: MKLRTEFIPSPLVLSLAASVAGTALLGIAEAGWPSIAAGVLVSAVSGGVLLRRRRRPAGDASVLAGALDSESRAVLVAASDGRELYRNQAARRLLGGAADPLAPLKARAADDDRALAELERLDAAAAVGAPRRTEVSVVSAGGGREWFALEVRPAGSAQAVAWTIEDISPRRAIEETLRRENELLSDFVDLLPVGCYSADADGTVRYVNQRLAEWLGKSGDEIVGHNLAEVFGTVPNPEEERAELRLRGRSGEVFQALVAHSVFDEGGEMFTRSVVVRDLVPEQQWEKALRAAERRFRWLFDDAPVGIALVDLDGAIGACNLALQAMLGIDRDDMVGRPVIDVIAEDNRAAASEQLGKVIAGSTPGTHLEVRLKGRRNLIAQLFVSPSHEDGDISGLVIHFIDATEQRNLEMQFAQSQKMQAMGQLAGGVAHDFNNLLTAMIGFCDLLLQRHGAGDPSFADIMQVKQNANRAASLVRQLLAFSRRQALQPRLLNVTDALAELSNLLRRLLGETIELRMTHGRALGLVRVDPGQFDQVIINLAVNARDAMPGGGALAIRTNAVHVDQPVQRGPELMPAGDYVLIEVIDTGTGIGKENLARIFEPFFSTKEVGAGTGLGLSTVYGIVRQTDGFIFVESEPGQGATFSIYLPRIDADPAAETRRPTQQAEASGADLTGSGTILLVEDEDAVRLFGARALRNKGYTVIEARSGEQAMEVLNGGEPIAVLISDVVMPGMDGVTLARFVRMERPAIKVILISGYSEDVARDGIDPDAGIHFLPKPFSLKQLAGAVKQVMEEG
- the flhB gene encoding flagellar biosynthesis protein FlhB, whose product is MADDAEDKTEEPTDRKLSQAREQGNIPTSQEVKIWAGLVGSLTIVALFAPYMAQDVQRLMLPFIEHPHAFPMEQPDVGQLLAEVTVSMIKILIMPMMLLMVLAVAAAMSQSGLMFLPDKLTMDFTKLSPMKGITRIFSGRNLVEFVKSVFKVGAIGFVIFLVLKSHMSEYAGLAALELMAVMEYLRHQVLAMIMIVVLLVFALAAADWFYQRWSFNQQMKMTKQEIKDEHKQTEGDPMIKGRLRALRMQRARQRMMAAVPKASVVVTNPTHYAVALQYDQDSMGAPVLVAKGVDLIAKRIRDLATENEVPIVENPPLARALYATVDLDEEIPPEHYKTVAEIIGYVMKLKGEIAH
- the fliR gene encoding flagellar biosynthetic protein FliR, producing the protein MLTELLQLDIFRFFLVFTRIGAALMLFPGLGGSLVSTRIRLLLALSVAFVMLPVVGVTFPRVPGSVGGMLLAIFGEAVIGIYLGTVVMVIMSTLNMAGSMIGYQTGLTNAFSFDPIAQQQSQLLTGFLSNIGLVAVFATDLHHLMFQAVFESYALFPPGQPLQFGDYAETLGHLVTETFKVGTQFAAPLVVFGLVFYTGLGLLSRLVPQLQVFFVAMPVQVMIGMWLFMVAMPLIVTLFLRFFESGLMAYVQPR
- the fliQ gene encoding flagellar biosynthesis protein FliQ gives rise to the protein MTEPELIDIARESILVMLKVAAPTLLTGLVVGLVISIFQTLTQIQEQTLTFVPKMLLVFASMILFLPFMLHSLTEFWRMIMDRVIAGGG
- the fliE gene encoding flagellar hook-basal body complex protein FliE, with the protein product MTSRLTDAISAYKTAANPFESVGKTSEAEGNGTDFASVLKDAAKVVVGDAKSAEKASMAAIAGKADIREVVAAVANAEMTLETVVNVRDKVINAYNEILRMPI
- the flgC gene encoding flagellar basal body rod protein FlgC, whose product is MDELSKSTQTAISGMKVQSQRLRLISENLANADSLAQTPEGLPYRRKVMTFKNELDRATGVATVKVDKVRGDSSEFQRRYDPKHPAADRDGYVLAPNVNPLIEMMDMREAQRSYEANMNVINTSRSLLSRTIEMLR
- the flgB gene encoding flagellar basal body rod protein FlgB, encoding MYDDLGIFKMAKAQMDWIAQRQEVLAGNIANANTPRYLPKDIKPLNFKEVLAGTSQPEVGAAATNAKHIVPEMAPSPFKAVTQRRTYESTPDGNAVILEEQMAKMGEANSRYNAAASLFQKYQKMIKTASGSR
- a CDS encoding EscU/YscU/HrcU family type III secretion system export apparatus switch protein translates to MGNRDIWDEEAESERAKAAAQPRRRQVAVALADDPDNPGMPTVTASGRGAVAEQILQLAFAHGVKVRTDPDLAEVLAAVEVDTVIPVEAFVAVAEILAYVYRANAAMGATAAPGGSA
- a CDS encoding flagellar biosynthetic protein FliO, producing the protein MDSANYLRFILSLVAVLGLIFAVVWVVRSRLPGVMAGRNATGRRLGIVESLTLDVKHRLVLVRRDDREHLLVLGGAQPVVVEADCPRAAFALSKPEASWPDAPKPETGS